A stretch of DNA from Takifugu rubripes chromosome 15, fTakRub1.2, whole genome shotgun sequence:
aaagttattaaaaatagaacaagAATATTAGCATAGCATTATCCAAGAGTCTACATATCACTGACCATGACCTGCTCTGCTTCTGTGCAGGATATGCGTCACCTCCAATTTGCACACAAACAAATAGAGGACACTCTCAGGAAGTCCATTTTTGAAGTGCTGATGAAATTTGCCTTTCCTGTTTCCAATGGCCTGGTGAGTTCTCATCAGTCCCACTGTCCCTAAGTCATAGTCTATAATCACGGACCTGTCTGTCATGTTCTGTGCAGCAAATCTTTGCCTTTGATTACGGACAAGTCTTTCCTGAAAATGGATGGAAGGTGTACGATGCTGTCTCGGAGTACAAAAGACAGGTCTGCCAAAGGGATGTGACTGGTTGGCATAGCgatggcttttcttttttttttaaatgctctcctttcctgtgttttaaagGGTATACCCAATGAAAGCTGGAGGATAACGAAGGTAAACGACCACTACGATCTTTGTGACACCTACCCGTCAACTTTAGTGGTACCTGTCAACATACCAGACGAAGAACTGAAGAGGGTGGCTGCCTTCCGTGCCAAAGGAAGGATACCCGTGAGTCTGTAGCACAAATCCGGTATCCTCCTGTGATGGAGCACCGGTGCTGAAATTGGGCTGCACTTTACATTACAGGTGCTGTCGTGGATCCACCCAGAGAGCCAGGCGACGGTGACGCGCTCCAGTCAGCCCATGGTTGGGGTCAATGGGAAACGGAGCAAAGAGGATGAGAAGTTCCTCCAGGCAATCATGGATGCTAATGCTCAGTCCCATAAGCTCTTCATTTTCGATGCAAGGCCCAGTGTCAATGCTGCCGCCAATAAGGTCAGAGAGTTTCAGGTTCAACACAGTCCTAATAGCATTTCTATGCTAATCTTGTCTTGTGCGTTGACTGTTATCCTCAGATGAAAGGGGGTGGTTACGAAAGTGAAGATGCGTATCAGAACGCTGAGCTGTTTTTCTTGGACATTCACAACATCCACGTGATGAGAGAGTCACTCCGCAAGTTAAAGGACGTGGTCTATCCCAACATTGAGGATTCCCACTGGCTCTCCAATCTGGAGTCCACTCACTGGCTTGAGCACATCAAGGTGGGCTCAATAATGGTTCTCTGCAGTTGACAGATCCCTGGATCAGATTAtcgtttttctttctttgtagCTGATTCTCGCAGGAGCGCTGCGGATCGCAGACAAGGTGGAGTCTGGGAAGACCTCGGTGGTGGTGCACTGCAGTGATGGCTGGGACCGGACGAGCCAGCTCACCTCCTTGTCCATGCTCATGCTGGACGGCTATTACCGCACCATTCGTGGTTTTGAGGTTCTGCTCGAGAAAGAGTGGCTGAGCTTTGGTCACCGCTTCCAGCTGCGTATCGGACATGGTGATAAGAACCACACAGATGCTGACCGCTCACCCGTCTTTATCCAGTTTGTTGACTGCGTTTGGCAGTTGACTAGACAGGTAAGAAGCATAAGATTTCTTGCATTCAGATTTCTTCACATTTAAGGATTCTAAAGTAGCCTTTGTATTTGCTTTTTACAAAGTTTCCCTCTGCGTTTGAGTTTAACGAATACTTCCTGGTCACCATCCTGGATCACCTGTACAGCTGCCTGTTTGGGACATTCCTGTGCAATTGTGAGCAACAGAGAATGAAGGAAGTAAGTTTATCGGTAGCACCGTTTGACCAATTTTCCAGGGGATTATTTGATTCACTTTAGATGATTCAGTTTAGATGGTGTCCTGAGATTCTGATAATATTAAATAATGTGGTTTTGGCTTACGTTCATGTTAACCGCTTCACCTTTTTGACAGGAGATCCCGAAGAGGACCGTGTCATTGTGGTCTTACATTAACAGTCAGCTGGAGGAGTTCACCAATCCTTTGTATGTGAACTATTCCAACCATGTGCTGTTCCCTGCTGTCAGCTTACGTCACCTGGAGCTCTGGGTCGGCTACTACATCCGCTGGAACCCTCGTATGAGACCACAGGtgcgctgcagctcctctcttcTGACTTGGgtgtttaaaacaaaatgttcaGACGTGCCATGATATTTTTCCCCCGTCCCTCTCCAGGAGCCTGTTCACCAGCGTCACAAGGATTTGCTGGCAAAACGTGCCGAGCTCCAGAAAAGAGTGGATGAGTTACAGCGAGAAGTCACCAACCGCTCAGCCTCATCGTCTTCGGAACGGGCCGGCTCCCCCACACGCTCCATCACTCCAGTGCAGACCTTCGTTTGAAAGCACCCCGACTCCACAGGCCCCAGAAGCGACGTAGAGCTGCGTCACCACTTTGGTGACTGAGCACATTGATGCACTAATCCTTGTTGACTGTATTTACACCTCTCACAGATCCTGTAGCAAAGAATG
This window harbors:
- the mtmr2 gene encoding phosphatidylinositol-3,5-bisphosphate 3-phosphatase MTMR2 isoform X1 translates to MEKSGSVDSLGSKRFSSRQPSVDSLSSTSTSRSDRSGPAKPPSAMSSDSASTSTDLSPELRVKPKAVNKKVLRDSDKEEPQLLPNETVQNLALDITYFCPFIGALRGTVTVTNYRLFFKCMDRDPTFVLDLPLGVLSRVEKVGGASSRGDVSYLLVCKDMRHLQFAHKQIEDTLRKSIFEVLMKFAFPVSNGLQIFAFDYGQVFPENGWKVYDAVSEYKRQGIPNESWRITKVNDHYDLCDTYPSTLVVPVNIPDEELKRVAAFRAKGRIPVLSWIHPESQATVTRSSQPMVGVNGKRSKEDEKFLQAIMDANAQSHKLFIFDARPSVNAAANKMKGGGYESEDAYQNAELFFLDIHNIHVMRESLRKLKDVVYPNIEDSHWLSNLESTHWLEHIKLILAGALRIADKVESGKTSVVVHCSDGWDRTSQLTSLSMLMLDGYYRTIRGFEVLLEKEWLSFGHRFQLRIGHGDKNHTDADRSPVFIQFVDCVWQLTRQFPSAFEFNEYFLVTILDHLYSCLFGTFLCNCEQQRMKEEIPKRTVSLWSYINSQLEEFTNPLYVNYSNHVLFPAVSLRHLELWVGYYIRWNPRMRPQEPVHQRHKDLLAKRAELQKRVDELQREVTNRSASSSSERAGSPTRSITPVQTFV
- the mtmr2 gene encoding phosphatidylinositol-3,5-bisphosphate 3-phosphatase MTMR2 isoform X2 gives rise to the protein MEKSGSVDSLGSKRFSSRQPSVDSLSSTSTSRSDRSGPAKPPSAMSSDSASTSTDLSPELRVKPKAVNKVLRDSDKEEPQLLPNETVQNLALDITYFCPFIGALRGTVTVTNYRLFFKCMDRDPTFVLDLPLGVLSRVEKVGGASSRGDVSYLLVCKDMRHLQFAHKQIEDTLRKSIFEVLMKFAFPVSNGLQIFAFDYGQVFPENGWKVYDAVSEYKRQGIPNESWRITKVNDHYDLCDTYPSTLVVPVNIPDEELKRVAAFRAKGRIPVLSWIHPESQATVTRSSQPMVGVNGKRSKEDEKFLQAIMDANAQSHKLFIFDARPSVNAAANKMKGGGYESEDAYQNAELFFLDIHNIHVMRESLRKLKDVVYPNIEDSHWLSNLESTHWLEHIKLILAGALRIADKVESGKTSVVVHCSDGWDRTSQLTSLSMLMLDGYYRTIRGFEVLLEKEWLSFGHRFQLRIGHGDKNHTDADRSPVFIQFVDCVWQLTRQFPSAFEFNEYFLVTILDHLYSCLFGTFLCNCEQQRMKEEIPKRTVSLWSYINSQLEEFTNPLYVNYSNHVLFPAVSLRHLELWVGYYIRWNPRMRPQEPVHQRHKDLLAKRAELQKRVDELQREVTNRSASSSSERAGSPTRSITPVQTFV